A DNA window from Helianthus annuus cultivar XRQ/B chromosome 15, HanXRQr2.0-SUNRISE, whole genome shotgun sequence contains the following coding sequences:
- the LOC110913558 gene encoding uncharacterized protein LOC110913558 produces the protein MALAQRNIQVNSDRCAICGDYAETSEHLFVSCHLAQTVWALITQWCKIPVFFAFGIKDILDLHLFVKSSTKKKKIIQAIVHVTFWSIWAARNKLIFDGSYPEVSKILEEVKVMSYLWVKNRSKDAAITLESWKRFDDFG, from the coding sequence ATGGCTTTGGCTCAAAGAAATATTCAAGTAAATTCGGATAGGTGCGCCATATGTGGAGACTATGCGGAGACGAGCGAGCATTTATTTGTATCATGTCACCTTGCACAAACGGTTTGGGCTCTTATTACACAATGGTGCAAAATACCCGTGTTTTTTGCCTTTGGCATAAAGGACATTCTAGATCTGCATTTATTCGTGAAAAGTTCTACAAAGAAAAAGAAGATTATCCAGGCCATTGTTCATGTCACATTTTGGAGTATTTGGGCTGCAagaaacaaactcatttttgatggTTCCTATCCAGAGGTATCAAAGATTTTGGAGGAAGTGAAGGTTATGAGTTATCTATGGGTCAAAAATCGTTCAAAGGATGCTGCGATTACGTTGGAGAGCTGGAAAAGATTCGATGATTTCGGTTAA
- the LOC110913557 gene encoding shootin-1-like, translating to MSPEPIDTDEQEQTMLEKHQETEIQHATETSAHTNLSVNIARNSTGSDSDDSVEVSYKFVAREFNAIIEENIGCSIHLDSKSNDDEEIETATGRDQETDQGNLEEENRLFSTTHRGSFTRLIQEVRKSRSSVSSAGVLAGTSVVPPFPLETPIISKEQLDTVLDNVIQVVTKQSTKESMTSVEAKLDMVLEELNSQKSDIKTLSEPVEVIKSQTEKNTEVLKSMQQTPTSSSENNRFLAEFKKITEELEVIKTQVKEAVEKKRAENSGEIIEEINNIIASNNNISDALVKLIKEWGEQKEQVQTELKKVHEEEKKNADLMNDVHSLMKRMHYNVARLAKINVQELMIAIPKEASTQEVPSARVTPPAQPKSAPQVSKTKPAPMGHSPPVPRSEIPRRTKSSLVIMPEEKKRRWEESATSSKKPKLAPEKDSEGNFIGFVQIIDREDMMFPESKLMQYYWSEQDKPKRPLSPVSRSVSE from the exons ATGTCACCAGAACCCATTGATACTGATGAGCAAGAGCAAACAATGTTGGAAAAACATCAAGAGACAGAGATACAACATGCAACAGAAACAAGTGCTCACACCAATCTTTCTGTTAATATTGCTAGAAACTCAACAGGGTCAGATTCTGATGACTCTGTTGAAGTAAGTTACAAATTTGTTGCAAGAGAATTTAATGCAATTATTGAAGAGAATATTGGTTGTTCTATACATCTTGActctaaatcaaatgatgatgaggAGATTGAGACAGCAACAGGTAGAGATCAGGAAACTGATCAAGGAAATCTAGAAGAGGAAAATAGGCTTTTCTCAACAACTCATAGAGGATCATTCACCAGACTAATCCAAGAAGTGAGAAAATCCAGAT CAAGTGTGTCTTCTGCTGGTGTGTTAGCcggaacatctgttgttccacCTTTTCCCTTGGAAACACCTATCATCTCAAAAGAACAACTTGACACTGTACTTGACAATGTAATACAAGTTGTaacaaaacaatcaacaaaagAGTCAATGACATCAGTTGAGGCAAAACTGGATATGGTGCTAGAGGAACTTAACAGCCAAAAATCTGATATCAAGACTTTATCAGAACCAGTGGAGGTTATCAAGAGTCAGACTGAGAAAAACACTGAAGTTCTGAAGAGTATGCAGCAGACCCCAACAAGTTCATCAGAAAACAACAGATTTCTAGCAGAATTCAAGAAAATCACTGAAGAACTGGAGGTTATTAAAACTCAAGTGAAGGAAGCTGTTGAGAAAAAGAGAGCCGAAAATTCAGGTGAAATAATAGAAGAAATCAACAACATAATAGCAAGCAACAACAACATATCTGATGCTCTTGTGAAGTTGATAAAGGAATGGGGAGAGCAGAAAGAACAAGTCCAGACAGAGCTTAAGaaggtgcatgaagaagaaaagaaaaatgcAGATCTGATGAATGATGTACATTCTCTAATGAAAAGGATGCACTACAATGTTGCCAGATTGGCAAAAATAAATGTTCAAGAACTAATGATTGCCATTCCAAAGGAAGCTTCAACACAAGAAGTCCCCTCAGCAAGAGTCACACCACCAGCTCAGCCAAAATCAGCACCACAAGTCAGCAAAACAAAGCCTGCACCAATGGGACATTCTCCACCAGTACCAAGGTCAGAAATTCCCAGAAGGACAAAATCTTCACTAGTAATCATGCCTGAAGAAA AGAAAAGAAGATGGGAGGAATCTGCAACATCTTCAAAAAAGCCCAAGCTAGCTCCTGAAAAAGATTCAGAAGGGAATTTCATAGGATTTGTGCAAATTATTGATAGAGAAGACATGATGTTCCCAGAAAGTAAACTCATGCAGTACTACTGGTCTGAACAAGATAAGCCTAAAAGACCACTGAGTCCAGTCAGTAGAAGTGTAAGTGAATAG